From a single Vibrio tubiashii genomic region:
- a CDS encoding bifunctional tRNA (adenosine(37)-C2)-methyltransferase TrmG/ribosomal RNA large subunit methyltransferase RlmN, whose protein sequence is MTTEKINLLDFDRQGLRKFFADELGEKAFRADQVMKWIYHFGVDNFDNMTNINKKLREKLQRRCEIKAPTVAEAQHSSDGTIKWAMKVGDQDVETVYIPEDDRATLCVSSQVGCALECKFCSTAQQGFNRNLKVSEIIGQVWRAAREIGLEKETGRRPITNVVMMGMGEPLLNMKNLIPALELMLDDLAFGLSKRRVTVSTSGVVSGLDQMTGKIDVALAISLHAPNDKLRSEIMPINDRWDIEDFLASVRRYIQSSNANRGKVTVEYVLLDHVNDDMDHARELAELLKDTPCKINLIPFNPYPGSPYKKPSNSRIDRFQKTLMQYEHTVTVRKTRGDDIDAACGQLVGDVIDRTKRTATIKAAKGETIEVKAVS, encoded by the coding sequence ATGACCACTGAAAAAATCAATCTACTCGACTTTGATCGCCAAGGTTTGCGTAAGTTTTTTGCCGATGAGCTTGGTGAAAAAGCATTCCGTGCAGATCAGGTGATGAAGTGGATCTACCATTTCGGTGTCGATAACTTCGATAATATGACCAACATTAATAAGAAGTTACGTGAAAAGCTGCAACGTCGTTGCGAAATTAAAGCGCCAACCGTAGCGGAAGCTCAGCACTCGTCAGATGGTACGATTAAGTGGGCGATGAAGGTGGGCGATCAAGACGTAGAAACGGTATACATCCCAGAAGATGACCGTGCTACCTTGTGTGTTTCTTCGCAAGTTGGCTGTGCGCTAGAGTGTAAGTTCTGTTCGACTGCTCAACAAGGTTTCAACCGCAACCTGAAAGTCTCTGAAATTATTGGTCAGGTATGGCGCGCTGCGCGTGAGATCGGTTTAGAAAAAGAGACAGGTCGTCGTCCAATCACCAACGTAGTAATGATGGGGATGGGCGAACCACTACTCAACATGAAGAACCTGATTCCTGCGCTTGAGCTAATGCTTGATGATTTAGCCTTTGGTTTGTCTAAGCGCCGCGTGACGGTATCAACATCTGGTGTGGTCTCTGGCCTCGACCAGATGACAGGTAAGATTGACGTTGCACTGGCTATCTCACTGCATGCGCCTAACGATAAGCTACGTAGTGAAATCATGCCAATCAACGATCGTTGGGATATTGAAGATTTCTTAGCGTCTGTACGTCGTTATATTCAGTCTTCTAACGCTAATCGCGGTAAGGTAACAGTAGAGTATGTTCTGCTTGACCATGTTAATGATGATATGGACCACGCACGAGAGCTTGCTGAGCTGTTAAAAGACACGCCTTGTAAGATCAACTTGATTCCGTTTAACCCGTACCCGGGGTCGCCATACAAGAAACCAAGTAACTCGCGTATCGATCGTTTCCAAAAAACCTTGATGCAGTACGAGCACACGGTAACGGTACGTAAAACTCGTGGTGATGATATTGATGCAGCATGTGGTCAGCTAGTTGGTGACGTCATCGACCGAACTAAGCGTACAGCGACCATTAAAGCGGCCAAAGGTGAAACAATTGAAGTTAAAGCAGTTTCATAA
- the rodZ gene encoding cytoskeleton protein RodZ yields MTSEQQLQASDEIVEKVQAGTLLKNKRESLGLSQKQIADRLRLRVSIIENIESNNFTSDQVATFTRGYLRSYARAVGIAESEVLCALDGCEDTQPEEQEMKSFSHKTKREAHDSRIMTLTLGIVIIVLGISSVWWWQNQEKSMESLTDQTDQEIQLEQEIENQPLDFTTLTEAELEPTVGEDAIEALDSTPAPATEEEVSTEPVATEIVEETQPAQAAPVSETKEVVQPEPVEETAPTEQAAAANLLVMSFTDDCWIQVKDASGKTLSTGVKKAGQSLNLSGNLPYSVILGAPENVSMTLASEPVDLSGYTSGKVARFNLP; encoded by the coding sequence ATGACATCTGAACAACAACTTCAAGCGAGCGACGAGATCGTCGAAAAAGTGCAAGCGGGCACTCTATTAAAAAACAAACGCGAATCGCTTGGCCTCAGTCAAAAACAAATTGCCGACCGTTTACGCCTACGCGTATCTATCATCGAAAATATCGAAAGCAATAATTTTACTTCTGACCAGGTAGCCACTTTTACTCGTGGCTATTTACGTTCATATGCGCGAGCGGTAGGGATTGCGGAGTCAGAAGTCTTATGTGCATTAGATGGTTGTGAAGATACTCAACCAGAAGAGCAAGAAATGAAAAGCTTCTCGCACAAAACTAAGCGCGAAGCCCATGATAGCCGCATAATGACCCTAACCTTGGGTATTGTGATTATTGTGTTAGGCATTTCATCTGTTTGGTGGTGGCAAAACCAAGAAAAAAGCATGGAGTCACTGACCGACCAAACGGATCAAGAAATACAGCTAGAGCAGGAAATAGAGAATCAACCGCTTGATTTTACAACCTTAACTGAAGCAGAGCTGGAGCCTACAGTTGGTGAAGATGCGATTGAAGCACTCGACTCAACGCCAGCGCCTGCTACTGAAGAGGAAGTCTCGACTGAACCTGTTGCTACAGAGATAGTCGAAGAGACTCAACCCGCTCAAGCTGCGCCTGTAAGCGAAACGAAAGAAGTTGTTCAGCCAGAGCCTGTAGAAGAAACCGCGCCAACAGAACAAGCTGCCGCGGCTAACTTACTGGTGATGTCATTCACTGATGATTGCTGGATTCAAGTCAAAGATGCCTCGGGTAAAACCCTTTCTACTGGTGTGAAGAAAGCGGGTCAGAGCCTCAATTTAAGCGGCAATTTACCTTATAGTGTCATTTTAGGTGCACCAGAAAACGTTTCAATGACATTAGCGAGTGAACCTGTCGACCTTTCTGGGTATACTTCAGGCAAAGTAGCAAGATTCAACTTACCTTAA
- the bamB gene encoding outer membrane protein assembly factor BamB has translation MKNMLKKALTTAMFVGVLAGCAGEEDTIIMSPVPQVDSEFTPSSQWSTSVGNGVGQYYSKLTPEYAYGKVFVASRDGVVKALDPESGKTLWETEIEADVSARLAGGITAGYSQIFIGSENGQVIAFNEETGEVNWQVDVDGEVLTAPATDSNYVIVHTNSGMLVALDQETGETKWTISTEVPNLTLRGNSTPVTASGGVFWGTANGRLAAAIVERGQLIWQQPIGMPQGATEIDRLVDVDAAPLILGSSLYIVGYNGQLTAIDLRSGKPAWKRSYSSATDLASDGSRLYLVTEKDHLVAVDARSGTELWTNDQLEHRLLTAPVMIDEYVVVGDSEGYLYWIDRSSGEFVSMQQVNTTGFAVAPIAVPGGYVLMTRNGDVKKLTINE, from the coding sequence ATGAAGAATATGCTGAAAAAAGCACTCACAACGGCGATGTTCGTTGGTGTTCTCGCGGGCTGTGCTGGCGAAGAAGATACCATCATTATGTCACCGGTACCGCAAGTTGACAGTGAGTTCACTCCATCAAGTCAATGGAGTACTTCTGTTGGTAATGGTGTTGGTCAATACTACTCTAAGCTCACTCCAGAATACGCTTATGGCAAAGTGTTTGTCGCAAGTCGTGATGGTGTCGTCAAAGCCTTGGATCCTGAAAGTGGTAAAACCTTATGGGAAACCGAGATTGAAGCGGATGTCTCTGCTCGTCTAGCAGGTGGCATTACCGCAGGTTACAGTCAAATCTTTATTGGTAGTGAAAACGGTCAAGTGATCGCCTTCAATGAAGAAACAGGTGAAGTGAACTGGCAAGTCGACGTTGACGGCGAAGTGCTAACGGCACCAGCAACAGACAGTAACTACGTTATCGTTCATACCAATAGCGGTATGTTAGTGGCGCTAGACCAAGAAACGGGCGAAACCAAGTGGACCATCAGTACTGAAGTTCCAAACCTAACTTTGCGTGGTAATAGTACTCCAGTAACCGCTTCTGGTGGTGTTTTCTGGGGTACGGCAAACGGCCGACTCGCAGCCGCGATTGTTGAACGTGGACAGCTCATTTGGCAACAACCAATTGGTATGCCACAGGGCGCAACTGAGATTGATCGCCTAGTTGATGTCGATGCTGCACCGCTGATTTTGGGTAGCTCACTATACATCGTAGGTTACAACGGGCAGCTAACAGCAATTGATCTGCGCTCGGGCAAACCGGCTTGGAAACGCAGCTATTCTTCAGCAACTGATCTGGCGAGCGACGGCAGTCGTCTGTACTTAGTGACAGAAAAAGATCATCTTGTCGCTGTAGATGCTCGTAGTGGTACTGAGCTGTGGACTAATGACCAACTAGAACACCGACTACTCACTGCTCCTGTCATGATTGACGAGTACGTTGTGGTTGGCGATAGCGAAGGCTATTTGTACTGGATCGATCGCAGCAGCGGCGAATTTGTTTCAATGCAGCAAGTAAATACCACAGGTTTTGCTGTGGCACCGATTGCAGTGCCCGGTGGTTACGTGTTGATGACTCGCAATGGCGATGTAAAGAAACTGACGATCAACGAGTAA
- the ispG gene encoding flavodoxin-dependent (E)-4-hydroxy-3-methylbut-2-enyl-diphosphate synthase: MQYESPIKRRPSTRIYVGDVPIGDGAPIAVQSMTNTRTTDVEATVAQIKSLENVGADIVRVSVPTMDAAEAFKQIKQQVNIPLVADIHFDYRIALKVAEYGVDCLRINPGNIGNEDRIRSVVDCARDKNIPIRIGVNGGSLEKDIQMKYGEPTPEALVESAMRHVDILDRLNFDQFKVSVKASDVFLAVDSYRLLAKKIDQPLHLGITEAGGARAGAVKSSVGLGMLLAEGIGDTLRISLAADPVEEIKVGFDILKSLRIRSRGINFIACPSCSRQEFDVIGTVNALEQRLEDVITPMDVSIIGCVVNGPGEAEVSHLGLAGSNKKSAFYEDGKRQKERFDNNDLVDQLEAKIRAKASTLDEANRIDVKVQD; encoded by the coding sequence ATGCAATACGAATCTCCTATCAAACGTCGCCCATCGACTCGTATCTATGTGGGCGACGTACCTATTGGTGACGGTGCACCGATTGCTGTGCAGTCGATGACTAACACTAGAACAACAGACGTTGAAGCGACTGTTGCTCAAATTAAATCACTGGAAAATGTCGGTGCTGATATCGTTCGCGTATCGGTTCCAACTATGGATGCTGCGGAAGCGTTCAAGCAAATTAAGCAGCAAGTGAATATCCCACTCGTGGCGGATATTCATTTTGACTATCGTATCGCGCTAAAAGTGGCGGAGTACGGCGTAGACTGTTTACGTATCAACCCGGGCAATATCGGTAACGAAGACCGTATCCGCTCTGTGGTTGACTGTGCGCGCGACAAAAACATTCCGATTCGTATCGGTGTGAATGGTGGCTCGCTAGAAAAAGACATTCAGATGAAGTACGGCGAACCAACTCCAGAGGCGTTGGTAGAGTCTGCGATGCGTCATGTCGATATTCTTGATCGTCTTAACTTCGACCAGTTTAAAGTGAGTGTGAAAGCATCAGATGTTTTCCTTGCGGTCGATTCTTATCGCTTACTTGCGAAGAAGATCGATCAGCCGCTTCACTTAGGTATTACTGAAGCCGGCGGCGCACGAGCTGGCGCAGTGAAATCTTCAGTTGGCCTTGGGATGCTGTTGGCAGAAGGGATTGGCGATACGCTGCGTATCTCTCTTGCGGCTGACCCAGTAGAAGAGATCAAAGTTGGTTTCGATATCCTAAAATCTCTGCGTATTCGCTCTCGCGGTATTAACTTTATTGCTTGTCCAAGCTGTTCGCGCCAAGAATTTGATGTGATTGGTACCGTGAACGCACTAGAGCAGCGTCTAGAAGATGTGATTACGCCGATGGATGTGTCCATTATCGGCTGTGTGGTCAATGGTCCGGGTGAAGCAGAAGTTTCTCATTTAGGCTTAGCAGGAAGTAACAAGAAGAGCGCATTCTACGAAGACGGTAAACGTCAGAAAGAGCGTTTCGACAACAATGACCTTGTTGATCAGCTAGAAGCTAAAATTCGTGCAAAAGCTTCAACATTAGACGAAGCAAATCGCATCGACGTTAAAGTACAAGATTAA
- the hisS gene encoding histidine--tRNA ligase, which translates to MAKKIQAIRGMNDCLPTQSPLWQKLENTVKNVISAYGYNEVRMPIVEMTHLFSRAIGEVTDVVEKEMYTFEDRNGDSLTLRPEGTAGCVRSCIENSLINRDEQRLWYMGPMFRHERPQKGRYRQFHQCGVEVFGLDGPDVDAELIMMTARLWRELGIDKHVRLELNSIGSLEDRANYRTALIAFLEQHIDILDDDCKRRMHTNPLRVLDTKNPDVQAILGDAPRLSDYLGEESKQHFAGLCELLDAAGIEYTVNERLVRGLDYYNRTVFEWITESLGAQGTVCGGGRYDGLVEQLGGKATPAVGFAMGLERLVLMLETLELTEVRRSVDVYMVTAGEGTMLAGMKLAESLREQVPGLRVMSHFGGGNFKKQFKRADKVGAAVALVLGENEVADNTVVLKDLIGGTQDTLSQADVIAKLAELV; encoded by the coding sequence GTGGCAAAGAAAATCCAAGCAATTCGAGGCATGAACGACTGCCTTCCAACTCAATCACCACTGTGGCAGAAACTTGAGAACACAGTGAAGAACGTAATCAGCGCCTACGGTTACAACGAAGTGCGCATGCCAATCGTTGAGATGACTCATCTATTCAGTCGCGCTATCGGTGAAGTGACCGACGTGGTTGAAAAAGAGATGTACACATTTGAAGACCGTAACGGCGACAGCTTAACCCTTCGTCCAGAAGGCACGGCTGGCTGTGTACGTTCTTGTATTGAAAACAGCCTGATCAACCGTGATGAGCAGCGCCTATGGTACATGGGTCCAATGTTCCGTCACGAGCGTCCGCAAAAAGGTCGTTACCGTCAATTCCACCAATGTGGTGTTGAGGTATTTGGTCTAGACGGCCCAGATGTTGATGCAGAACTTATCATGATGACGGCTCGTCTATGGCGTGAGCTTGGTATTGATAAGCACGTTCGACTAGAGCTTAACTCAATTGGTTCACTGGAAGACCGTGCGAACTACCGTACTGCACTGATTGCCTTCCTAGAGCAGCACATTGATATTCTAGATGATGATTGTAAACGTCGTATGCACACTAACCCGCTACGCGTTCTGGATACTAAGAACCCAGACGTGCAAGCGATTCTAGGTGATGCACCACGCCTATCTGATTACCTAGGTGAAGAATCAAAGCAACATTTTGCAGGTCTTTGTGAACTTCTTGACGCGGCAGGTATCGAATACACAGTTAACGAGCGTTTAGTTCGTGGTCTGGATTACTACAACCGCACTGTATTTGAGTGGATTACTGAAAGCTTAGGTGCTCAAGGCACCGTGTGTGGTGGTGGCCGTTATGATGGTCTAGTCGAACAGCTAGGCGGCAAAGCAACACCAGCAGTGGGCTTTGCTATGGGTCTTGAGCGTCTGGTTCTTATGCTAGAAACTCTAGAGCTAACAGAAGTTCGTCGTAGCGTTGATGTTTACATGGTAACGGCAGGCGAAGGTACTATGTTAGCGGGTATGAAGCTAGCAGAGTCACTACGTGAACAAGTCCCTGGACTACGTGTTATGAGCCACTTCGGTGGTGGTAACTTCAAGAAGCAGTTCAAGCGCGCAGACAAAGTAGGCGCAGCTGTAGCTCTAGTACTTGGTGAAAACGAAGTCGCTGACAACACAGTGGTACTAAAAGATCTGATTGGCGGTACTCAAGATACACTGAGCCAAGCAGATGTCATCGCTAAGCTAGCAGAGCTCGTTTAA
- the csdE gene encoding cysteine desulfurase sulfur acceptor subunit CsdE produces the protein MSPFPQSPFGTEITAEEIAQTMQGFKGWEDRYRQVIQWGKKLPKMPEELKSEQVTVSGCESTVWLVSENSDGIWHFCADSDARIVRGLIALVMAAFDGKSSQQIQSFDIDAYFDKLGLIAHLSPSRGNGLKAIVEQIKQISED, from the coding sequence ATGTCACCGTTTCCTCAATCACCATTTGGCACTGAAATTACGGCCGAAGAGATAGCCCAAACCATGCAAGGTTTCAAAGGCTGGGAAGATCGCTATCGTCAGGTTATCCAATGGGGCAAGAAACTGCCAAAGATGCCTGAAGAGCTTAAGTCTGAGCAAGTGACGGTCTCAGGTTGTGAAAGCACGGTATGGCTAGTGAGTGAAAATTCCGATGGAATCTGGCATTTCTGTGCAGATTCCGACGCACGTATTGTGCGTGGTCTGATTGCTTTGGTGATGGCGGCATTTGATGGTAAATCTTCGCAACAAATTCAATCTTTTGATATTGATGCCTATTTTGACAAGCTGGGCTTGATTGCCCACTTAAGCCCTTCTAGAGGTAATGGCTTGAAAGCGATTGTTGAGCAGATTAAGCAAATCTCTGAAGACTAA
- a CDS encoding DUF2850 domain-containing protein — MTKKVSGVSGKKKFLERAIVLGAIIAAVAAVMMTSSLYQFYLAKTYPKSNVYGTWVEQNVASYAAEEFVVSSAGISINGGIVDTQYSWDGSHLEYRLGDKVRKFKALNEEFTELQLVSEPNYQPVYRLSEKVKNNIH; from the coding sequence GTGACAAAGAAAGTGAGTGGTGTAAGCGGTAAGAAGAAGTTTCTTGAGCGAGCAATAGTGTTAGGTGCAATTATTGCTGCGGTAGCGGCTGTTATGATGACAAGCAGCTTGTATCAGTTCTACTTAGCTAAAACGTATCCTAAATCGAATGTTTATGGCACTTGGGTTGAGCAAAACGTTGCGTCTTATGCGGCGGAAGAATTTGTGGTCAGCTCTGCAGGTATTTCTATTAACGGTGGGATTGTCGATACTCAGTACAGTTGGGACGGCTCCCATCTGGAGTATCGCCTTGGTGATAAGGTACGTAAGTTTAAAGCGCTCAATGAGGAATTTACCGAGCTGCAGTTAGTCTCAGAACCCAACTACCAACCTGTGTATCGATTGTCAGAAAAAGTTAAAAATAACATTCATTAA
- the mltA gene encoding murein transglycosylase A, translating into MFKKYLPLAAASVLFGCAQPTDRAQQYVDDEFNSILNKSAVVESTKPRDFTEFHRQAEQVVDNSPSMAKIYQPLYDKLNEWVLQSGEPTDLASFGIQAAQLGGGDKQGNVLFTGYFSPVMELRHEPNEKFKYPVYAKPECDSDCPTRAQIYDGALEGQGLELGYASNRIDPFLMEVQGSGFVHFEDDDTLEYFAYGGKNNKAYVSIGKVLIERDLVPRAKMSMKAIKEWVMENDEATVRELLEQNPSFVFFQPRADAPVTGSAGIPLLPMASVAGDRSIFPMGTPILAEVPLLNPDGSWSGAHQLRLLIVLDTGGAVKQNHLDLYHGMGPRAGTEAGHYKHFGRVWKLGLEGSATQAPWALPPEKLQ; encoded by the coding sequence GTGTTTAAAAAATATCTTCCTCTTGCAGCCGCCAGTGTACTGTTCGGCTGTGCTCAACCTACCGACCGCGCTCAGCAATATGTCGATGATGAATTCAATTCAATTTTGAATAAATCTGCAGTTGTCGAATCGACTAAGCCACGCGATTTTACCGAGTTTCATCGTCAGGCTGAACAAGTCGTTGATAACTCGCCTTCTATGGCAAAGATCTATCAGCCCTTATATGACAAGTTAAATGAATGGGTATTGCAAAGCGGTGAACCTACCGATCTCGCCAGCTTTGGCATTCAAGCTGCTCAATTAGGTGGTGGTGACAAGCAAGGTAATGTTTTATTTACCGGATACTTTTCTCCGGTGATGGAGCTTCGCCATGAGCCCAATGAGAAATTTAAATACCCAGTTTATGCCAAACCTGAGTGTGATAGCGATTGCCCGACCCGAGCTCAAATCTATGATGGTGCGCTAGAAGGTCAAGGTCTGGAGCTAGGTTACGCATCAAATAGGATCGATCCGTTTTTGATGGAAGTTCAGGGTAGTGGTTTTGTCCATTTCGAAGATGACGATACTTTGGAGTACTTCGCCTACGGAGGCAAAAACAACAAGGCGTATGTCAGCATCGGTAAGGTGTTAATAGAAAGAGACTTAGTGCCAAGAGCAAAAATGTCGATGAAGGCGATCAAAGAGTGGGTCATGGAAAATGATGAAGCAACCGTTCGTGAGCTTCTTGAACAGAATCCTTCTTTCGTTTTCTTCCAGCCTCGCGCTGACGCACCAGTGACTGGCTCGGCAGGTATTCCACTTCTACCTATGGCCTCTGTCGCTGGCGATCGTTCCATATTCCCGATGGGTACACCAATCCTTGCTGAAGTACCATTGCTAAATCCGGATGGTTCATGGAGTGGTGCGCATCAGCTGCGTCTATTGATCGTGCTAGATACTGGCGGTGCAGTAAAACAGAACCATCTCGACCTTTATCATGGGATGGGGCCGCGAGCGGGTACCGAAGCTGGTCACTACAAACATTTCGGCCGAGTGTGGAAACTGGGGCTTGAAGGGAGTGCGACACAAGCGCCTTGGGCATTGCCTCCAGAAAAGCTACAATAG
- the tcdA gene encoding tRNA cyclic N6-threonylcarbamoyladenosine(37) synthase TcdA: MRELDTPASDNYNQRFGGTRRLYGNSEVEILRAAHVCVIGIGGVGSWAVEALARTGIGELTLIDMDDVCVTNINRQIHAMNGTVGQSKIEVMAERVKLINPECKVNLIDDFITPDNQHEYLSKEYDYVLDAIDSVKAKASLLAYCRSNKIKVITTGGAGGQVDPTQIKVADLTKTIQDPLAKKIKDTLRRHHNFPTNPARKFGIECVFSTEQLKYPQPDGSVCGVKSTAEGPKRMDCASGFGAATVVTASFGFVAVSRIVEKLIQKYNK, translated from the coding sequence ATGCGTGAACTCGACACTCCAGCTTCTGATAATTACAACCAACGTTTTGGTGGCACACGCCGTCTTTACGGTAATAGTGAAGTTGAGATTTTGCGCGCTGCGCATGTCTGCGTAATCGGTATTGGTGGTGTGGGTTCATGGGCTGTTGAAGCACTGGCAAGAACAGGTATCGGTGAGCTAACCCTGATCGATATGGATGATGTATGTGTGACTAACATTAACCGTCAGATTCACGCAATGAACGGAACCGTGGGTCAAAGCAAAATCGAAGTGATGGCAGAAAGGGTTAAGCTGATTAACCCGGAGTGTAAAGTGAATCTGATTGATGATTTTATTACACCAGACAACCAACATGAGTACCTGAGTAAAGAATACGACTATGTGCTGGATGCGATTGATAGCGTCAAAGCAAAAGCGTCGTTATTGGCGTACTGTCGCAGCAATAAAATCAAAGTTATTACGACGGGCGGTGCTGGTGGCCAGGTTGACCCAACTCAAATTAAAGTCGCAGACCTGACAAAGACGATTCAAGACCCATTGGCGAAGAAAATCAAAGATACGCTGCGTCGTCATCATAACTTCCCAACTAATCCAGCGCGTAAGTTTGGTATTGAATGTGTATTTTCCACTGAGCAACTAAAATACCCTCAGCCGGATGGCAGTGTATGTGGGGTAAAATCAACCGCGGAAGGACCAAAGCGCATGGACTGTGCCAGCGGTTTTGGCGCGGCTACGGTTGTGACGGCGAGCTTTGGTTTTGTTGCGGTATCACGCATCGTTGAAAAGCTTATCCAGAAATACAATAAATAA
- the der gene encoding ribosome biogenesis GTPase Der: MVPVVALVGRPNVGKSTLFNRLTRTRDALVADFPGLTRDRKYGQAKLGEHEFIVIDTGGIDGTEEGVETKMAEQSLAAIDEADVVLFMVDGRAGLTPSDIAISNHLRKIEKPSMLVVNKVDGIDADAASADFWQLGVENMYQIAAAHGRGVGALIDRALNPFAEKMAEEAQGEIEDLTEFVDEDEEKLDYTEEEAEEEFKRLQDQPIKLAIIGRPNVGKSTLTNRILGEERVVVYDMPGTTRDSIYIPMERDGREYVLIDTAGVRRRKRINETVEKFSVVKTLKAVEDANVVLLVIDARENISDQDLSLLGFALNAGRSIVLAVNKWDGLDMDVKEHVKKELDRRLGFVDFARIHFISALHGTGVGHLFESVQEAYKSATTRVGTSVLTRIMKMATDDHQPPLVRGRRVKLKYAHAGGYNPPIVVIHGNQVNELPDSYKRYLMNYYRKSLEIMGTPIRIQFQSSDNPFEGKSNKMTMSQERKRKRLMSMMKNRKK; the protein is encoded by the coding sequence ATGGTACCTGTTGTTGCTCTGGTAGGGCGTCCAAACGTTGGTAAATCAACGTTATTTAACCGATTGACTCGTACTCGCGACGCATTGGTTGCGGATTTCCCTGGCTTAACTCGTGACCGTAAATATGGCCAAGCGAAGCTTGGTGAGCATGAATTTATCGTGATTGATACCGGCGGTATCGATGGCACGGAAGAAGGTGTTGAAACCAAAATGGCTGAGCAGTCATTGGCAGCGATTGACGAAGCTGATGTTGTGCTGTTTATGGTTGATGGCCGCGCAGGTCTGACGCCATCTGATATTGCGATTTCTAATCACCTACGCAAAATTGAAAAGCCGTCAATGCTTGTAGTGAACAAGGTTGATGGTATCGATGCTGACGCCGCATCGGCTGACTTTTGGCAGCTAGGTGTTGAAAACATGTATCAGATCGCTGCTGCTCACGGCCGAGGTGTTGGCGCATTGATCGACCGAGCTCTGAATCCATTTGCTGAAAAAATGGCAGAAGAAGCGCAAGGTGAAATCGAAGACTTAACTGAATTCGTTGACGAAGACGAAGAGAAACTCGACTACACCGAAGAAGAAGCGGAAGAAGAGTTCAAGCGTCTACAAGATCAGCCGATTAAATTGGCAATTATCGGTCGTCCTAACGTAGGTAAATCAACCCTAACTAACCGTATTCTCGGTGAAGAGCGCGTGGTAGTTTACGATATGCCAGGTACGACTCGTGACTCTATCTACATTCCTATGGAACGTGATGGTCGTGAATATGTTCTTATCGATACTGCGGGTGTACGTCGTCGTAAGCGTATCAACGAAACCGTTGAGAAGTTCTCTGTAGTTAAGACGTTGAAGGCAGTTGAAGACGCTAACGTTGTTCTACTGGTTATCGACGCTCGTGAAAATATCTCAGATCAAGATCTAAGCCTTCTTGGTTTTGCACTTAACGCGGGTCGCTCAATTGTGCTTGCAGTGAACAAGTGGGATGGTCTGGATATGGACGTGAAAGAGCACGTTAAGAAAGAACTTGATCGTCGTTTAGGTTTCGTCGACTTTGCTCGAATCCACTTTATCTCTGCACTTCACGGTACAGGTGTTGGTCACTTATTTGAGTCTGTTCAAGAGGCATACAAATCAGCGACAACTCGCGTAGGGACTTCTGTGCTGACGCGTATCATGAAAATGGCTACTGACGATCACCAACCGCCACTAGTGCGCGGTCGTCGTGTTAAACTCAAATACGCGCACGCTGGTGGATACAACCCACCGATCGTTGTGATTCACGGTAACCAAGTAAATGAACTACCAGATTCGTACAAACGTTATCTGATGAACTACTACCGTAAGTCATTGGAAATCATGGGTACACCAATTCGTATCCAGTTCCAAAGCAGCGATAACCCATTTGAGGGCAAATCGAACAAAATGACTATGTCTCAAGAGCGTAAACGTAAACGCCTAATGAGCATGATGAAAAATCGTAAGAAGTAA
- a CDS encoding YfgM family protein, with product MELYDTEEQQVEAIKDWWKENGKAVILGAVVGLGGLFGWRYYQDSVTSAQEAASESYTKAVQALAEKGASAEGDIQAFIDANKETEYSVLAALQLAKVQVEAGNLDEALAQLEWAKSATKDTAVSAVLDYRLARVKAEQGEFDAAVAQLANITDESWAGRVAELKGDILLRKGDAQAAYAAYTEAQQSGDASQTLQMKLDDLAK from the coding sequence GTGGAACTCTACGATACTGAAGAACAACAAGTAGAAGCGATCAAAGATTGGTGGAAAGAGAACGGCAAAGCAGTCATTTTAGGTGCTGTTGTTGGTCTAGGCGGTCTGTTTGGCTGGCGTTACTACCAAGATTCAGTGACGTCGGCTCAAGAAGCAGCGTCAGAAAGCTACACGAAAGCGGTTCAAGCGCTTGCTGAAAAAGGCGCGTCTGCAGAAGGCGATATTCAAGCTTTCATCGATGCCAACAAAGAAACTGAATACTCAGTATTAGCTGCGCTACAACTGGCAAAAGTTCAAGTAGAAGCGGGTAACCTTGATGAAGCTTTGGCTCAACTAGAGTGGGCAAAATCAGCAACCAAAGATACAGCAGTTTCAGCGGTACTTGATTACCGTTTAGCTCGCGTTAAAGCAGAACAGGGCGAATTTGATGCAGCTGTTGCTCAGCTAGCTAACATTACAGATGAAAGCTGGGCTGGTCGAGTGGCTGAGCTAAAAGGTGACATCCTATTGCGTAAAGGTGATGCACAAGCGGCTTACGCAGCATACACCGAAGCACAGCAGTCAGGTGATGCGAGCCAGACGCTACAGATGAAACTGGATGATCTAGCCAAGTAA